Proteins encoded in a region of the Natronorubrum halophilum genome:
- a CDS encoding ABC transporter substrate-binding protein produces MNVISTSPSSTEILYALGVEPVAVSHACDYPPEAAELPAIDVSKVDARASADRHEQVRAATANGHLYRMDADRIGDLEPDLIVTQGVCGVCAVDDVLVDETLADLEVDPDVLALRANRLEDVLKCVREVGEAVGKEDRAATLVAALRDRIAAVEERVPDGDRPRTAVLEWMDPVRPAGSWVADVVTAAGGEYGLGDPGERSEPIEWDAFLEYDPEVIVVAPCGFDAERTCEQFDELAGRAGWDDITAVREDRVFVLDGGAYLTRWTPRLVDAVERLATLCHPETVGTPADDIVRP; encoded by the coding sequence ATGAACGTCATTTCCACCTCGCCGTCGTCAACGGAGATCCTGTACGCACTCGGCGTCGAACCGGTCGCAGTCTCTCACGCCTGTGATTACCCGCCCGAAGCCGCCGAGTTGCCCGCGATCGACGTTTCGAAGGTCGACGCCCGCGCCAGCGCCGACCGTCACGAACAGGTCCGCGCCGCGACCGCGAACGGCCACCTCTATCGGATGGACGCCGACCGGATCGGCGATCTCGAACCCGATCTCATCGTCACGCAGGGCGTCTGCGGCGTCTGTGCGGTCGACGACGTGCTCGTCGACGAGACGCTCGCCGACCTCGAGGTCGACCCGGACGTCCTCGCGCTCCGGGCGAATCGGCTCGAGGACGTCCTCAAGTGCGTCCGCGAGGTCGGCGAGGCGGTCGGGAAGGAAGACCGAGCGGCGACCCTGGTCGCGGCGCTCCGCGACCGGATCGCCGCCGTCGAGGAACGGGTTCCGGACGGCGACCGGCCGCGGACGGCCGTCCTCGAGTGGATGGACCCCGTTCGACCCGCCGGAAGCTGGGTCGCCGACGTCGTCACCGCCGCGGGTGGCGAGTACGGGCTCGGCGATCCGGGCGAGCGCTCCGAACCGATCGAGTGGGACGCGTTTCTCGAGTACGATCCCGAGGTGATCGTCGTCGCCCCCTGCGGGTTCGACGCCGAGCGAACCTGCGAGCAGTTCGACGAACTCGCCGGTCGTGCGGGATGGGACGACATCACCGCCGTCCGCGAGGACCGCGTGTTCGTTCTCGACGGCGGCGCGTACCTGACCCGGTGGACGCCGCGACTCGTCGACGCCGTCGAGCGACTCGCGACGCTGTGTCACCCGGAGACCGTCGGCACACCGGCGGACGATATCGTTCGCCCGTGA